One Paenibacillus crassostreae DNA segment encodes these proteins:
- a CDS encoding polysaccharide deacetylase family protein, translating into MSKAYLTIDDGPTTITRQMIDYLTSKNITPILFFYGQQMEKHFEEGVYALQQGAVIGNHSYSHPCFNDITFDECVSEIEQQEEWMTRLHEVAGVERQYKLFRFPYGAKGGKNKVLIQDYLRENGFNRIDDRAVEFDGYKNEQMNLDIDVFWTFDFAEYQLHNADEFTYESIIERIHDSNPQNGAVLLEENTNHIILLHDHENTEALIPEYYKILIDYVMEQGVEFVNPKFVI; encoded by the coding sequence ATGAGCAAAGCTTACTTAACCATTGATGATGGACCAACAACAATCACACGGCAGATGATCGATTATCTTACTTCTAAGAATATTACACCGATCCTATTTTTCTATGGGCAACAAATGGAGAAACATTTCGAAGAGGGAGTCTATGCCTTACAACAAGGCGCTGTTATTGGTAATCACAGTTATAGCCATCCTTGTTTCAACGATATTACATTTGACGAATGTGTTAGTGAAATTGAACAACAGGAAGAATGGATGACACGGTTACACGAAGTAGCTGGAGTTGAACGCCAATATAAACTATTTCGCTTTCCTTATGGGGCAAAAGGTGGCAAGAACAAAGTATTAATCCAAGACTATTTGCGTGAAAATGGATTTAATCGCATCGATGATCGTGCAGTTGAATTCGACGGGTATAAGAACGAGCAGATGAATCTGGATATTGATGTTTTCTGGACATTTGATTTTGCAGAATATCAACTTCACAACGCTGATGAATTTACATATGAAAGTATTATTGAGCGAATTCACGACTCCAATCCACAGAATGGCGCCGTATTGCTAGAGGAGAATACAAACCACATTATTCTTTTACATGATCATGAGAATACAGAAGCTCTAATCCCTGAATATTATAAAATTCTTATTGATTACGTCATGGAACAAGGCGTTGAATTTGTGAATCCTAAGTTTGTGATATAA
- a CDS encoding spore germination protein, whose amino-acid sequence MLMSWIKKVIKPAKSRGQDAVRAKQYTSTVPINISLSQTLSFLQSKLGNSPDFIIRDFSEKSTDSNFLAICYIEGLIDQKLLSDLIEALITEMDSAASYISDVHTATALLKKKLPMGNIQIIHSEDQLIHAILSGTVIIAIDGIQYALAITISGGIRRAIEEPSSQTVIRGPKEGFTEELSTNITLLRRRLKTPDLKLESHIIGLHTQTRVTLVYIEGIARPEVIAEVTKRLQAIDTDSILESGYIEEFIQDEPITPFPTMINTERPDTVAGCLLDGQFAVMVDGTPFVLIAPVTFFNFFQSSDDYYQRYDISTFLRMIRMVSFIIALLLPSMYIAVTTFQQEILPTTLLITLASQREGTPFPALMEALIMELIFEVIREAGVRMPRVIGPAISIVGALVIGQAAVEAGLVSGAMVIVVSFTAISNFVIPYFNMASAVRLIRFALMLLAGTLGLFGILAGTIPILVHLVSLKSFGVNYMTPYAPFYKSNMKDLLIRAPWWAMKTRPDEKSGTNKTRQAPHQYPDFSDPEENTEGSDTQK is encoded by the coding sequence GTGCTCATGAGTTGGATTAAGAAGGTTATCAAACCCGCAAAAAGTCGTGGACAAGATGCGGTAAGAGCAAAACAATATACGTCAACCGTACCTATAAATATATCATTGTCCCAGACGCTATCTTTCCTGCAATCAAAACTTGGAAACAGCCCGGATTTCATCATACGTGATTTCTCTGAAAAATCTACTGACTCCAATTTTCTTGCTATTTGTTATATTGAAGGGCTGATCGACCAAAAACTCCTCTCGGATCTAATCGAAGCCTTAATTACAGAAATGGATTCTGCAGCTTCCTATATATCTGACGTCCATACAGCAACCGCCTTATTAAAGAAGAAGCTACCTATGGGAAATATACAAATCATCCACTCCGAAGATCAGCTTATTCATGCCATTCTATCCGGAACCGTAATAATTGCCATTGATGGCATCCAATATGCCTTGGCTATCACCATCTCAGGTGGGATCAGACGAGCAATAGAGGAACCCTCATCCCAAACCGTTATTCGAGGTCCTAAAGAGGGATTTACAGAAGAACTTTCAACCAATATTACTCTATTAAGACGGAGGCTAAAGACACCTGACCTAAAGCTGGAGAGTCATATCATCGGTTTACATACGCAAACGAGAGTTACACTGGTCTATATAGAAGGAATTGCGAGACCGGAGGTGATCGCGGAAGTCACGAAGCGACTTCAAGCCATTGATACGGACAGCATCCTCGAAAGTGGGTATATCGAAGAATTTATTCAGGATGAACCCATTACTCCATTTCCGACGATGATTAATACAGAGCGGCCTGATACTGTCGCCGGATGCCTTTTAGATGGACAATTCGCTGTAATGGTTGATGGAACACCTTTTGTTCTCATTGCACCCGTTACCTTTTTTAATTTTTTTCAGTCAAGTGATGATTACTACCAACGATATGATATTTCAACTTTCCTGCGGATGATCCGTATGGTTTCTTTCATAATCGCCCTGTTGCTTCCGTCCATGTATATTGCCGTTACGACTTTTCAACAGGAAATTTTACCCACAACCTTACTTATTACTCTTGCTTCCCAACGGGAAGGGACACCTTTTCCAGCTTTAATGGAAGCTTTAATTATGGAGTTAATCTTTGAAGTTATTCGTGAAGCTGGAGTTCGAATGCCCCGCGTTATCGGTCCAGCCATCTCCATTGTAGGAGCTTTGGTGATTGGTCAAGCAGCAGTGGAAGCTGGTCTAGTCTCGGGTGCGATGGTTATCGTAGTATCCTTCACGGCTATATCGAACTTTGTTATCCCATATTTTAATATGGCATCGGCTGTTCGGCTAATTCGTTTTGCACTTATGCTTCTAGCGGGAACACTCGGTTTATTCGGAATTCTAGCAGGCACCATTCCCATTCTAGTACATCTCGTCTCTCTTAAATCTTTCGGAGTTAATTACATGACACCTTACGCCCCCTTCTATAAATCGAATATGAAGGATTTGCTCATCAGAGCACCGTGGTGGGCGATGAAGACCCGGCCCGATGAAAAATCTGGTACCAACAAGACACGGCAGGCGCCTCATCAATATCCAGACTTTTCAGATCCGGAGGAAAATACAGAAGGGTCAGATACTCAGAAATAA
- a CDS encoding GerAB/ArcD/ProY family transporter — translation MSQTTSRVSELIVTLSLFEIGSTTLFMLGGEAKQDAWLAMLIGAIVGLFLLLLHLSIHRQDPSLDLFLLFRRYLGKYLGTIMNLLFVGYFTYETSRNLRDLGEVTVMTLLNQTSLWIIMLVTIIVISNTVRYGPEIFFFVCMIIFPVIVITYVVISILIPATGLLHIEFFQPILEKGLKPVLKAAIPDIVSFPFGQTVLFLVFYPLATKGRNLSRAVIISYSLTALFLTAFNQLNILVLGPKLAANITLPFLTTVQLIQLPEVLERMDAFFTLVLFLGLGVKMAAFFNGATIGMERITGISSKKWVLPLAALIYGLAFISPNYIHHIEIGRGVVVKYWWPVFQFVLPLLLYIVMLIRRKKKAS, via the coding sequence ATGAGCCAAACTACAAGCCGAGTGTCTGAGTTGATTGTTACCTTATCATTATTCGAGATTGGCAGTACAACCCTATTTATGCTGGGTGGTGAAGCCAAGCAAGATGCTTGGTTAGCCATGTTGATCGGGGCAATAGTTGGCCTATTCCTGCTTCTATTACACCTGTCCATCCATCGACAGGACCCGAGTCTGGATTTGTTTCTGTTATTTCGCCGTTACTTGGGTAAATATTTAGGTACCATCATGAATCTTCTGTTTGTTGGCTACTTCACTTATGAGACTTCGCGGAATTTACGTGATTTAGGTGAAGTGACGGTCATGACTTTATTGAATCAAACATCCCTTTGGATTATTATGTTGGTTACAATTATAGTTATATCCAACACGGTTCGCTATGGCCCCGAAATCTTCTTCTTTGTCTGCATGATTATTTTTCCTGTTATCGTTATTACTTATGTGGTAATCAGTATATTAATACCAGCTACCGGCCTTCTTCACATCGAGTTCTTTCAACCGATTCTTGAGAAGGGGCTGAAGCCGGTCTTAAAGGCAGCCATTCCTGATATTGTCTCTTTTCCCTTCGGACAGACAGTATTATTTCTTGTCTTTTACCCGCTTGCAACGAAAGGAAGAAATCTCTCAAGAGCGGTGATCATCTCCTATTCTCTAACTGCGCTTTTTTTAACAGCTTTTAATCAACTGAATATACTTGTTCTGGGCCCAAAGCTCGCAGCTAATATCACGTTACCGTTTCTAACAACCGTACAATTGATTCAATTACCAGAGGTGCTTGAACGAATGGATGCCTTCTTCACCTTAGTTCTCTTTCTAGGTTTAGGGGTCAAAATGGCAGCATTTTTCAATGGTGCGACGATCGGTATGGAAAGAATTACTGGAATCAGTTCTAAGAAATGGGTACTTCCTTTGGCTGCTCTCATATATGGGCTTGCCTTTATCTCTCCCAACTACATTCATCATATTGAGATCGGCCGCGGTGTTGTGGTCAAATATTGGTGGCCCGTATTCCAATTCGTTCTGCCTTTGTTACTGTATATAGTTATGCTAATTCGAAGAAAGAAGAAGGCAAGCTAA
- a CDS encoding carbohydrate-binding domain-containing protein, which yields MKDLLMGSKVGLVLLCAVLMSACSTTSTTTTAVEDTATISTVQSGTDSGAELELASINISDLVTFDEEDSTKEWSTDNSTAIELSGNNATISGAGAEAVDGSVKITAAGTYVLSGTLDDGQIVVNVQDKGTVQLVLNGVNLHDSDSAPIYIVEAGKVVMTLQEGTENVVTDGETYVYEDASTDEPNAAIFSKADLTINGTGKLSVTANYNNGITSKDDLKIMGGTIEIQAADDGMMGKDMVAIQDGEITITASGDGIKATNDEDATKGFIAITAGSFDIQADNDGIQAETALLIDGGTYNLVTGGGNANGEVKTESMGQGPGGRGGFEPGSEVDPTATTIEPSTETTTETSTETESTSAKGLKAGGDMTVNNGTFKIDSADDAIHGNSNVAINGGDIGITSGDDGIHADALVSIAAGSIDISKSYEGIEGANITISDGEIHIVASDDGVNVAGGNDGSSVNGCQGQNEFSTSENNLLTINGGYITVDATGDGLDANGSVTMSGGTVIVNGPTNSGNGTLDYDGSFELTGGTLVAAGSSGMSQGPSDESSQYSVVMNFTETQQAGTMVQLEDSEGNNVVTFAPSKDYQTVVISSPDLVTGGSYTLYSGGTSTGSVVDGLYTDGEYEGGTEIVTFDISSSVTWLNESGVTTGNTNQGPGGGMRGTGGMGGTKPEGGKGE from the coding sequence ATGAAAGATCTATTAATGGGTAGCAAAGTGGGGTTGGTGCTGTTATGTGCTGTACTTATGTCGGCTTGCAGTACTACATCCACTACAACAACTGCTGTCGAGGATACAGCAACGATATCGACGGTACAGAGTGGGACAGATTCTGGTGCAGAACTAGAGCTAGCTAGTATTAACATATCCGATCTAGTAACATTTGACGAAGAGGATTCCACGAAGGAGTGGAGTACGGACAATTCAACAGCTATTGAACTGAGTGGAAATAATGCGACGATTAGTGGTGCTGGAGCTGAAGCTGTTGATGGATCGGTGAAGATCACAGCAGCAGGAACTTATGTCCTCAGTGGAACGCTTGACGATGGACAAATTGTAGTCAATGTTCAGGATAAAGGGACAGTCCAATTGGTATTGAATGGAGTGAATCTTCATGATAGTGACAGCGCACCCATCTATATCGTAGAAGCAGGCAAAGTAGTTATGACGTTACAAGAAGGCACGGAGAATGTTGTTACGGATGGAGAAACGTATGTGTACGAGGATGCTTCGACAGATGAACCGAATGCGGCTATCTTCAGTAAAGCAGATCTAACAATTAATGGAACGGGTAAACTTTCAGTGACTGCCAACTACAACAATGGAATTACAAGTAAAGATGATCTGAAAATTATGGGTGGAACCATTGAGATTCAGGCTGCGGATGACGGGATGATGGGAAAAGATATGGTTGCTATTCAAGATGGGGAAATAACCATCACTGCTTCTGGAGACGGAATCAAAGCAACCAATGATGAAGATGCCACCAAGGGATTCATTGCTATTACCGCAGGATCATTTGATATTCAAGCAGACAATGATGGTATTCAAGCCGAGACCGCATTACTCATCGATGGTGGTACGTATAACTTAGTGACGGGCGGCGGTAACGCGAACGGTGAAGTGAAGACGGAAAGTATGGGGCAAGGCCCAGGAGGTAGAGGTGGGTTTGAACCCGGTAGTGAGGTGGATCCAACTGCAACAACTATAGAACCTTCTACAGAAACAACAACAGAAACTTCTACAGAAACAGAATCGACTAGTGCGAAAGGCTTGAAAGCTGGAGGAGATATGACAGTTAATAATGGTACCTTTAAGATCGATTCAGCGGATGATGCCATACATGGGAATAGCAATGTGGCTATCAATGGTGGAGATATCGGAATTACTTCTGGCGACGATGGAATTCATGCAGATGCTTTAGTATCGATAGCTGCTGGAAGCATAGATATATCGAAGAGTTATGAAGGGATTGAAGGAGCGAATATTACGATTTCTGACGGCGAAATCCATATTGTCGCCTCTGATGACGGGGTGAATGTAGCGGGTGGTAATGATGGATCCTCTGTGAATGGGTGTCAGGGACAGAATGAGTTCAGTACTTCCGAGAACAACCTACTTACCATCAATGGAGGATATATCACGGTTGATGCGACAGGTGATGGGTTAGATGCGAATGGATCGGTCACGATGAGTGGCGGTACTGTAATTGTGAATGGACCTACTAATAGCGGTAACGGTACCTTGGATTATGATGGTAGCTTCGAGTTGACTGGTGGAACCTTGGTGGCTGCCGGAAGTTCAGGGATGTCTCAAGGACCATCTGACGAATCAAGCCAATACTCTGTTGTTATGAATTTTACAGAGACTCAACAAGCGGGAACGATGGTACAACTGGAAGATAGTGAGGGCAATAACGTCGTGACCTTTGCACCATCCAAGGATTATCAAACGGTTGTGATTAGTTCACCGGATCTGGTGACGGGTGGTTCTTATACCCTCTACTCGGGGGGAACATCAACGGGTAGCGTTGTGGATGGGCTGTATACGGATGGTGAATATGAAGGAGGCACAGAGATTGTTACGTTTGATATTTCAAGTAGTGTAACCTGGTTGAACGAATCAGGTGTAACGACCGGAAATACCAATCAAGGACCAGGTGGAGGTATGAGAGGTACGGGAGGGATGGGTGGAACTAAGCCTGAAGGTGGAAAAGGAGAGTAG
- a CDS encoding methyl-accepting chemotaxis protein, giving the protein MNTKVESMLLDQAYVDTIGYDLIFGYLAVGEPSFIESFKKFTISSQELKAQFLENTTDVAMVEDHFAKDAIFRTIIMEDVLHVAEQGNKDLAIKNLVEKAKPISDELIATMDQLGQKHQTEVLALGQDNIAKGNSVIMAGTVITVLMVILSIVTSVITSSIISKPIIRVMKRMKLVAAGDISQEPLDVHSQDEVGQLIVATNEMNFNMKDILTKVNTVSETVSTHSEELAQSSDEVKRGSEQVSKTMHELATGAESQASSASDISELMSNLMSKIEVMNEDGEQAKDSSSAVLDLTEKGSQLMDSSNKQMTKIDQIVQDAILKMHGLDVQSQEISKLILVIKEIAKQTNLLALNAAIEAARAGEHGRGFGVVAGEVKKLSEQVDISVQDITFIVEKMQSDTTIVAESLKGSYEEVEKGTNQIQTTVETFEQIKESVNNMVHNINTISMNLETISSNSEELNASITEISAITEQSSAGVEETSASSQQITSSMEEVALSSNELSKLSEQLNGLIRRFKI; this is encoded by the coding sequence ATGAATACTAAAGTGGAATCGATGTTGTTGGATCAAGCTTATGTAGACACAATAGGATATGATCTTATTTTTGGATACCTCGCAGTAGGGGAACCATCATTTATAGAATCTTTTAAAAAATTTACAATTAGTAGCCAAGAACTAAAAGCACAATTTTTGGAGAATACAACGGATGTAGCCATGGTAGAGGATCACTTTGCAAAGGATGCTATATTTAGAACAATCATCATGGAAGACGTCCTTCATGTAGCAGAACAAGGAAACAAAGATTTGGCTATTAAAAATTTGGTTGAAAAGGCAAAACCTATTTCAGATGAGCTTATTGCTACTATGGACCAGTTGGGGCAAAAACATCAAACAGAAGTCTTAGCTCTAGGACAAGATAATATTGCTAAAGGAAATTCAGTAATTATGGCTGGGACTGTTATCACTGTTCTTATGGTCATTCTTAGTATTGTGACATCAGTTATTACCTCAAGCATCATTAGTAAGCCAATTATAAGAGTTATGAAACGTATGAAGTTAGTGGCTGCTGGAGATATCAGTCAGGAGCCGTTGGATGTTCACTCGCAAGATGAAGTGGGTCAACTTATTGTGGCCACAAATGAAATGAACTTTAACATGAAAGATATCTTAACGAAAGTGAATACCGTCTCAGAAACAGTTAGCACTCATAGTGAAGAATTGGCGCAATCTTCTGATGAGGTGAAGAGAGGTTCCGAGCAAGTATCGAAAACGATGCATGAATTAGCTACTGGAGCGGAATCCCAAGCAAGTAGTGCGAGTGATATTTCAGAATTAATGAGTAACTTGATGTCGAAAATTGAAGTCATGAATGAAGATGGTGAACAAGCTAAAGATTCATCATCTGCTGTTTTGGATTTGACTGAAAAAGGTAGCCAATTGATGGATTCGTCAAATAAACAAATGACCAAGATTGATCAAATCGTTCAAGACGCCATTCTGAAAATGCATGGATTGGATGTCCAGTCACAAGAAATATCAAAATTAATACTGGTTATTAAAGAAATTGCGAAACAAACGAATTTATTAGCTTTGAATGCTGCCATTGAAGCAGCTAGAGCTGGTGAACATGGAAGAGGTTTCGGAGTTGTTGCTGGTGAGGTGAAGAAACTCTCTGAACAAGTCGATATTTCTGTTCAAGACATTACGTTCATCGTGGAAAAGATGCAATCGGATACGACTATTGTAGCTGAATCCTTGAAGGGAAGCTACGAAGAAGTGGAAAAAGGAACGAATCAAATTCAAACCACAGTTGAAACATTCGAACAGATTAAAGAATCTGTGAATAACATGGTCCACAATATTAATACGATTTCTATGAATTTAGAAACCATATCTTCAAATAGTGAAGAACTGAATGCGTCCATTACTGAGATTTCAGCGATTACGGAACAGTCTTCTGCCGGAGTTGAAGAAACATCGGCATCCTCTCAACAAATTACTAGTTCGATGGAAGAAGTCGCTCTGAGTTCAAATGAACTTTCTAAGCTTTCCGAACAACTCAATGGGTTAATACGAAGATTTAAAATTTAG
- a CDS encoding DUF4956 domain-containing protein, with protein sequence MLDSLFSTTLVSTELTFTTAILTILISIILGALISYTYMKTNPSGYSQSFTLTMVLLPVIVAIIILLIGSNVARAFSLAGAFSIIRFRSAPGDPKDITFVLFTMASGLACGVGSFGYAVLFTIILCVLMFILNRTNFGVRKTEQKTLKVTIPENLGYEEAFEEVFTKYNVKFELKKIRTTELGSLYELVYAVTIDQVTNQKELLDAIRCRNGNLDLSLTMSPTTEY encoded by the coding sequence ATGCTTGATTCTTTATTTTCGACAACGTTAGTGAGTACAGAATTAACTTTTACAACGGCTATTTTAACCATTTTAATCTCAATTATTTTGGGTGCGTTGATTAGTTACACCTATATGAAAACAAATCCAAGTGGATATTCTCAAAGTTTCACATTGACGATGGTATTGTTGCCGGTGATTGTGGCGATTATCATCCTTCTGATCGGTAGCAATGTGGCAAGAGCATTTAGCCTTGCAGGGGCTTTCTCGATCATTCGATTCAGAAGTGCGCCTGGCGATCCGAAAGATATCACCTTCGTCTTGTTTACCATGGCGTCTGGACTTGCTTGTGGAGTTGGTTCGTTCGGTTATGCTGTATTATTCACTATTATTCTATGTGTGCTCATGTTTATCTTGAATCGTACGAACTTCGGCGTAAGGAAAACTGAACAGAAAACACTTAAAGTAACCATCCCAGAGAATTTGGGATACGAGGAAGCCTTTGAAGAAGTATTCACGAAATATAATGTTAAATTCGAGCTTAAAAAGATTCGCACGACTGAGCTCGGTAGCTTATATGAACTGGTCTATGCGGTTACAATCGATCAAGTTACGAATCAAAAGGAACTTCTCGATGCGATTCGCTGTCGTAACGGCAATCTAGATCTCTCTTTAACGATGAGTCCAACCACTGAATATTAA
- a CDS encoding Ger(x)C family spore germination protein has product MHRSWVVISIILVIGLPLTGCGNRIELNEIGITTATGVDGKQGDWTVTYQVINPSAMSSPSGGATGGGASQSVVHTFSTHGKTIREANNISNLEFPRKLYFAHNNIILIGKKAAEEGVAEIIDGYLRNSESRETVKVLIVDGSAREFMKMLVPPDKVPGQTLVKILEEENRRGSFYPSISMYEFALKISSESGAAGVPELSLFGTEGEKLESVDIFKKTSTQAKLMLSALSVFKGDKRVGKLNQAESLGISWLTNHINGSTFSFDDVNKDTGISTFRILKAKVKITPVKDAQQFSIKVEANVSGELVESTSQENIQTSKSMNTMQQQVEQVIESQILEGWKSVQKLKVDLIGVADMIYRKHPKIWREIKDSWSEELANMDIDIEVNAVIKRPGLIQKSFSKLLGPEKDK; this is encoded by the coding sequence GTGCATCGATCATGGGTTGTTATTTCCATTATACTTGTTATAGGATTACCACTCACAGGATGTGGCAACCGTATTGAATTGAACGAAATAGGAATCACAACAGCTACTGGCGTGGATGGGAAGCAGGGTGATTGGACCGTGACGTACCAAGTAATCAACCCTTCCGCGATGTCATCTCCCTCAGGTGGAGCTACTGGAGGGGGCGCTAGCCAATCCGTTGTACACACCTTTTCAACACATGGTAAAACAATCAGAGAGGCGAATAATATCAGTAATCTGGAATTTCCGCGCAAGCTGTATTTTGCCCATAACAATATCATCCTTATCGGTAAAAAAGCCGCAGAAGAAGGAGTTGCAGAAATTATTGATGGCTATCTGCGTAACTCTGAATCGCGGGAAACTGTAAAAGTGCTAATTGTCGACGGGTCAGCCCGTGAATTTATGAAAATGCTTGTACCACCGGATAAGGTTCCTGGTCAAACACTAGTAAAGATCTTGGAGGAAGAAAATCGACGGGGATCGTTCTATCCTTCTATATCCATGTATGAATTCGCCTTGAAAATCAGTTCCGAGAGCGGTGCTGCAGGGGTTCCAGAGTTATCCTTATTTGGTACTGAGGGGGAAAAGCTGGAGTCCGTTGATATTTTCAAAAAGACATCAACCCAAGCTAAGCTGATGTTGTCAGCCTTAAGCGTCTTTAAAGGAGACAAGCGAGTAGGAAAATTGAACCAAGCGGAAAGCCTCGGAATTTCATGGCTAACCAATCACATTAACGGCAGCACCTTTTCCTTCGATGATGTGAATAAGGATACAGGAATATCCACTTTCCGGATCCTTAAGGCTAAGGTTAAAATCACACCTGTAAAAGATGCTCAACAATTCTCTATCAAAGTGGAGGCAAACGTTAGCGGAGAATTGGTAGAATCCACTTCACAAGAAAATATTCAAACATCCAAAAGTATGAATACCATGCAACAACAAGTGGAGCAGGTGATCGAGTCACAAATTCTTGAGGGCTGGAAATCGGTACAGAAACTGAAAGTCGACCTGATTGGCGTCGCAGATATGATCTATCGCAAACACCCTAAAATCTGGAGAGAAATAAAAGATTCATGGTCCGAGGAATTGGCAAACATGGATATTGACATAGAGGTCAATGCTGTAATCAAACGACCCGGATTAATTCAAAAATCCTTCAGTAAATTGTTGGGGCCTGAAAAGGATAAATAA
- a CDS encoding response regulator transcription factor: MRILIVEDELHLAEALTQILKKHHYSVDAVHDGRSGLDYALSGIYDLLLLDIMMPEMDGISVLREIRKEGMSTPVILLTAKGEIPDMVTGLDHGADDYIAKPFSSEILLARIRAALRRTGEVLPEDALKFGDIELNTANLKLSVREREIKINLKESELLELLILRKQSITSKEQIIEKLWGFDSEVEHNNVEVYISFLRKKLTFLNSTVRISTIRGVGYVLEVTT; the protein is encoded by the coding sequence ATGAGAATATTAATAGTAGAAGATGAACTTCACCTAGCTGAAGCTTTAACCCAGATATTAAAGAAACATCATTACTCCGTTGACGCTGTCCATGACGGGAGATCCGGACTCGATTATGCTCTGAGTGGTATATATGATCTATTGTTGCTCGACATTATGATGCCGGAAATGGATGGAATCAGTGTATTGCGGGAAATCCGTAAAGAAGGAATGTCTACTCCTGTAATCCTACTTACAGCTAAGGGGGAGATTCCTGATATGGTGACAGGGCTGGATCATGGAGCCGATGACTATATCGCCAAACCTTTTTCATCGGAAATATTGTTGGCAAGGATCAGAGCAGCATTACGACGTACGGGTGAAGTTCTTCCTGAGGATGCATTGAAGTTCGGGGATATCGAATTGAATACGGCGAACTTGAAGCTCTCCGTCCGTGAAAGGGAAATCAAAATTAACTTAAAAGAAAGTGAATTGTTGGAGCTTCTTATATTGAGGAAACAATCCATAACCTCTAAAGAGCAGATTATTGAGAAACTATGGGGATTTGATTCCGAAGTTGAACATAACAATGTGGAAGTGTACATTTCTTTTTTACGAAAAAAACTGACCTTCTTAAATTCAACAGTCCGCATTAGCACGATCAGAGGCGTAGGCTACGTATTAGAGGTGACCACCTAA
- a CDS encoding polyphosphate polymerase domain-containing protein, whose translation MAIEVFNRHENKYLLDSEAYHKLYDALLEYMELDDHNKQHEFYSISNLYYDTPHHSLIRNSLAKPKYKEKLRLRAYGVPNQDTKVYLEIKKKVCGLVNKRRTSLKLNEAYDFVATGVEPVFKDYMNQQVIHEISYFLKQYDLEPKVYLSYERKALFCKNNRDLRITFDTNIRCRRYDLKLEKGDYGEPLLEPGQWLMEVKAENTIPMWLSRMLSEHQLYRTSFSKYGNEYKKMLKNNKTESERALYA comes from the coding sequence ATGGCTATTGAAGTATTCAACCGGCACGAGAACAAATACTTACTCGATAGTGAGGCATACCATAAATTATACGACGCATTGCTAGAATATATGGAATTGGACGATCACAATAAGCAGCATGAGTTCTATTCCATAAGTAATCTGTATTATGATACGCCACATCATTCGTTAATTCGAAACAGCCTAGCGAAGCCCAAGTATAAGGAGAAACTTCGCTTGAGAGCTTACGGAGTTCCGAATCAGGATACGAAAGTGTATTTAGAAATTAAGAAAAAAGTGTGCGGTCTGGTCAATAAAAGAAGAACGTCGTTGAAGTTAAATGAGGCTTATGATTTTGTCGCTACTGGAGTAGAGCCGGTATTCAAAGACTATATGAACCAACAGGTCATCCATGAAATTTCCTACTTCCTTAAGCAATATGATTTGGAACCTAAAGTGTATCTATCTTATGAGAGAAAAGCGCTGTTCTGTAAAAATAACCGCGATTTAAGAATCACATTCGATACGAATATTAGATGCAGACGGTATGATCTTAAGCTTGAGAAAGGGGATTATGGCGAACCTCTACTGGAACCCGGCCAATGGTTAATGGAAGTGAAAGCTGAGAATACCATTCCGATGTGGTTATCAAGGATGCTCTCTGAGCACCAACTGTATCGAACAAGCTTCTCCAAGTACGGTAATGAGTATAAAAAAATGCTGAAGAATAACAAAACAGAAAGTGAGCGTGCCTTATATGCTTGA